In Aspergillus nidulans FGSC A4 chromosome II, the genomic stretch ACCTAAACCCACCGAAGACAAGATGGAGGATGTCATTCCAGACTTTGGGAGGTCtagtgatgaagaggaggatgagaatgtgTTCACACAGGAATACttggaagaaagaaagcgaaTCTTTGAGAAAGACATGCAAATCCTCCGTGCTGAAATGCCTACCTCGCCTCTGGAAGATCCGACCATCGTCGCATTACTTATGCGAATCCAACTTCTAGGGATGATTGCAAATGAGACTGAGCCTGAAAAGGCCCAGGAGCCTACGGCTCCAAcggatgatgttgttgaagaggaagtgcagGCCACTCCTCAGGATAATGACTTCGGCAAGAAGAccgaggagcaggagtcTTCCACAAAGCTTGTTCTGGATTCGCTCCCAGCAGCGGTGTCTGTAGCGAATCTTCCATTTCTACAATCTGGCCCTCCTACGCCCGTGTCCGACCTCGATGTATACCAAGAGAATACTTCCACGCATGATCGCATAAAGGCGATTTTGCGTGAGGAGTTGATTGACCACCGCAAGGCCGTAGCTAAGAAAAATGCGGAGCTGCGGATGCAATGGTTGGAAAAATACAAACAATGGAGATTAAGTGTGTGGGAGATGGACCGTGCCAAAGAGAAGGATAAGGCCTCTGTGACCCCAGGGCTTacccctcctcctgcaccGACCGCACCAGTAACGCCGAACCCCGTCTTAGAAGGCCGCTCCGAGGGGCGACGCTACAAAGGTAACAGCGAACTGGATTTTCAAAATGCTCTCCGTGCGTCTGAGATCTCTGCTCAGGAGGAGCTCGCGCGGCGTCGCGAGAATAAGGCTACTGCGTATCCAGATCTCACTCGTGAGGCGGTGATTCCGGACATGCTTGAACCTCGGGAAGCCAAAGCCCTCATATACAAAGATACAAACAACATTGTTGATCCGTCTCGTGCCATGGAGGTGTTCGGCTTCCTACCACCGCCAAATGATTTCACGCCTGAGGAGCACGAAACGTTCACCGATGCTTTTATGGCCCACCCCAAGAAATGGGGAAAGATCGCAGAAGCGTTACCTGGGCGGGATTTCAAACAGTGTATCATTCACTATTATCTGACCAAGGAAGAAATCAAGTACAAGGCCAAGTTGAATAAGCGATGGAGTCGCCGTGGGCGTGCTAGAAGATCTGCAAGGGCTCCTAAATCGAATGCACTTATGGCCGACCTGGGCGTCGTCAAACCTGACTATGACGGTGAGGAGGAGCCCACACCTGTTACCGACACCGGCCGCCCGCGTCGTGCAGCTGCTCCGACATTCGGTGGAGATAATTCTGCGGATACGGAGCAGAGTGCCAGCGGACGTCGGGGTAATGCCGCAAAAGACAGTGAAACGGGCGAGAAGCCTTCGGGAAGGCGGGGAGCACGCGGAGGGACTGGCGCTCGCGGTGGCCGCAGAGGTAAGgcagctcagcagcagcagcagcagcaacaacaacaacaacaacaacagcagcagcagcagcaacagcaagcctCAGTGCCACCACAGCAAGATCAGCCCAACCTAACGACGCCGACTGTATCGACCATCTCGGTACCAACTACAGCAATCACACCAATGGCTGCTATTGCAAATTCCGATGTCCCGGAGATGGGTGCGGAAgcggatgctgatgctggtgttgtGAGGTTCAAGGACCAACTAGAGGATGACCGTGTCGAGATGCCCCCACGTTCAAAGTCTGGCAGGGGTCGCCCTAAGGATGCGGTATATGCTTTCGAGCCTTCAGAAACAGAGAGCACGACAGTCACCCCTGTCAATGGCTCCGTCCGGTCGGCGGAGATGAGCTACAACACGCCACCGACGACCAGCTATTGGTCGGTTCCTGAGGTCCGCGATTTCCCATTGCTCCTAGCACACTTCGGCAGGGACTTTGAAGGTATTTCTAATTTCATGAAAACGAAGTCTACACAAATGGTGAGCAACAACCCCTTAACCGAATCTAGCGGAGAATTCTGTTTCTGACTATTCATTGTCATATTCAGGTCAAAAACTACTTCCAACGACAAATCGATCATggcaagaaggagcttgaggagattGTTGCGGATGCGGAGAGCAAAAAGGCCCGGGGTGAACCTCCGAACCCGTTGCCAATTCAAAACTTCACGTCTAAACGTCGGTATGAAGCGACGCCTTCGGCCGTTAGTATGTCCAGGCCTCTTGCGCCACTTACGGAGGCGACCCCGGAGTTGGACGAGAACCGTCTCGCGCCCACTGCCAGACACACTGCAATGCCTTCGCAGCCAATCTCCCTACactctcgtcctcttcacgAGCGGGAGCGTAGTGTTTCTCGATATCCACCGCTCGCGCAAGCCAGCAGTGCCCCAATAGTTCCTCAGTCACCCGCAATGTCGGTGGCCGACGAGTCGTCCCGGACGATCCATACCCAACCTGGGTTGCCGCCGCGAATGCAGGGGCCACGCTTAGGTTACTTCGACGAGAGGCCGCCGACTGTGCTATCCCATGCAAGTTCCCGAACTCTTGATCATCCCTTATCTTCACGGCAAGTTGCTGTGTCTGCGCCAGATATGACGAGGATGGAGCCGCTGTCCAGTCAAGGGTTCAGGGGCGTAGATGTGCACGGATCGCCTTTGCTGTCTAGCCAAAGTTCAACAGCTCCGCCACAACCCTACCTACAACCTTTGGCACAGCCCCACGCTCAGACGCCATCGCTTATGTCTCATGGCTCGCACTCACGCCAGCCTAGTTTGACAAAGCCTCCAAACTCCCCACTTCAGGGTCTTGGAAGGCACGAGTCAGAGATGTCCCATATTCGACGCGATTCCTTGGGCCAGAGGTCTTTCTATCCGCTTTCTGTGCATCACGTTGTGGCTTCGCAGCCACCTCCCGTCATGTCCCCGTCTCGAGATCCTCTCCGCACGACTTTGAACCCGGTTGAACCCCCTGAACCTCCTCGCCAGGTGCCTGCCAAGCGATCTAACATTATGAGTATTCTAAACGATGAACCCGAGGAGCCACAACCTAGAAAGCGGTTCGCAAGCGATCAGGCTTCCTCCGTCACTGGAACTGCTGTTGGCTCTCCCTCGCGGCCTGTGTACACTGGAGGATCTTCACTTCCGCAGTCAATTCGACAAGAAGAGCCCATACTCTCGACTTCTCAGCAAAAAGGTCCATCTTATCCTCAACAAAGTCCCTATCTGCCGCCTTCGCGCCCGTATTCCGAGTATCCCTCTTACAACTCAACGACGGCGACATCGGGAACTGCTGGGAACACTGATTGGCTAGGTCGATTCGATCCTCGAGGTCAACAGCAATCCCAACAACCATCCTcggctcctccgccgcccagCAGCCGTCCACCTACAACTCTGGCCTCACAACCCCCATACTCACCTTTTGCCTCTGGTCAAATCTCGTCTAGTCAGCTATCAAATCTCAATGCTCCGTCCCCTGTGCCAACACCGCCTCCGGTGCCGGCTtctcagcggcagccatACCCTGCTTCTGTTTACGCGCCATCACCAGCGCCACATCCCCAGGCTACGAGCGCGGGATCACGTGATGTGTCTTCTCAGGGATCCATGTACAGGTCTGGCATTAACTCCCCAACATTGCGGAGTAATCATGTCACATACCCATCGCGTTCGGGGCTctcctcgacatcatcgtATGGTTCGGCAACACAGACAGTGCCGACTTCTGGACATATGCCAGGCACGCCTCAACAACATTCAAGTGGGCCTCCGGCATATCAGCACATGCAACCCCTGGTCGCacatcagcctcagcctcatcgaCCGCACATGGGCCTAGCCGGAGCACACTACGGTCGCAGcacgccgccgccgcaatCACAAGCGTCCAGAATGCCGCCTCTAGCGGGTCCCGGATCCCAACAGATAGGTCGTTCCTACACCCCTCCGGTAATGCTGCAGCCGAACTCGTCAGGTGGGATGGCCTATGCACCAAGTGGGCCTGTGGGTTCCCACCCTCTTGGAGCACGGCCGGCGGGACCTGGCTCTCTGAGTGAATCGATGTCTGGGCCGCATGGAGGCTCGGCTCATAATCGGGTTTACAGTCAAGGATCGAATCCGTTTCCCGGACCGTTACCGTCTCAGCATTCCAGTCGGTGACATGGAAATCTATACCGCCATATGTTGGGAAAGATATGCATTGAACGATGTATTATAGGACACTCATTAAACTCATACATTCCCTTTCTCACGGAGTTTCGAGGTTTGGCCGGATATGTTTCATAGTCATGAGTTAATGTACAGTAGACGACTCAATAGAATCAGTGACTAATGTTCAACAAAGATTACTGATGCTCACTGCAGTGCGGTGTTGGCCTCGGCGAATGTCATTGTGCCTTTCAACCCTGGCAAGAAAAACAGCACCGATCCTGATCAAACAGGATATGCTTCGCTGTCTTCATGTAGGATGATCATGACGCAGGACAAGAGACCGCCCAACGCGTCTTAGGATTCTGTCGGAGTCTTCGGAGTCTCGGCTTCCTGCCTTGGTAAGCTTGACAGTGCTAAGGTTAGGATAAGATGAACGTTATATTGGCGGTGTCTTTACTATTAACTCCTCCAGTTCTGGTGGGGAAGGGCGGTTTCTCTTGCATCGTATGTCTATAAATACAAGTCTAGATTATTTTATCCAGAGAGCGGCGACATTTTAATGTATTGCGGTATCTACCCTAAATACAGTCCCAGCAGGTAGTTCAAGGCATACTGCGCACTATGCTGACTGATCCAAGCTAGTGATGTCACATAATGAGCGGCACAGGAATCGAACTGTTGCATCATCTCTGGATCCCCAGCCAATCTCTCAGCAAACGAGATTCTTTGCCTCCTTTTCGTCAGCATAGAATCGCTTATCATATGCTCTCCGGTTAACCGTTCACTCCGCAGTAACCGCCTTGATCCACACCCCCATCGCTTTTTTCCCCCGTTCCCTTGTTCGCGATGATGTCGTGTAAACCTGGCGTTGACCCTCGAATCGCTGCGGAGCCCATCATGTTCTTGGCCGGTCAATGACAGTTCGCAGATCTTTGGGATCTGACTCGAATGCATTTCGTTGCATAACTTCTCATGAAATGATTGCGAGGAGCTCGTAATCACATTCGCTGCCGTGGGCAAAGAGATAGCTGGTTCCGCCTGGTCAGGATATGACGTGTGTCCGCGTTATGAGTCCTGAACCGCAGAGTACACTATCCATAACATGGGGTAAAACATCAGATATAAGGGTGGAGTCTCGCTCGTTCCTGGGAATGGGACTCTCAACCGTGGAGACTATTCTCAATTGCAGCAATCACTGGCAGTTCTTTTCCAGTGACCAAGCTGAGCTTCTGCCCTAATATTCATATATCCTGACCCTCCTTATTTCCACTCGACATCTGCCCGTTCCCTCACGCGGGTTCTTATAGACGTGCCCGCAATATGGCGGTCGAAGACGATGCCCAGAACCCCCTGCATACGGGCATttatgagaaggagaaacagCATAATAAGGAAGAGCGGACAAATCCATCCGAACAGGCCGACAATACCCACGCCGAACATGCTTCGCGATCATCCAGAGACAGTGACTCCTACGGCAAAACCAGGCCGGATGGAAAACGAGAGCTGACGGAGGACGAAGCGTACGATGCGCTTGGGTTCTGCTTCCCGTGGTATAAAAAGTGGACAATCCTCACCGTCATCTTTGTTGTGCAAATGTCTATGAACTTCAACAGCAGCACTTACTCGAATGCTGTTTCCGGCCTGACAGAGGAGTTCAATATCAGCGCGCAAGCAGCGCGAGTCGGCCAAATGATTTTCTTGGTCGCCTACGCTTTTGGCTGTGAATTGTGGGCACCATGGAGTGAGGAGTTTGGCCGATGGCCTATCATGCAGCTCAGCTTGACGTTTATGAACATCTGGCAGATTCCTTCGGCCCTGGCCCCAAACTTCGGAACTATGGTTGTCAGTCGTTTCCTGGGTGGTATCTCCTTAGCTGGAGGCTCTGTGACGCTTGGGGTGAGTTATCATGATCCTCGCTGACGGGACGTTGAAAAGACTGTCAGACCTTCATGATGAATAGCAAAAGTAGCAGAGAGAAATATGGCTGACTTTCCGCATCCAGATGACGGCTGATATGTGGGAGGCCGACGATCAAGGCTTTGCGGTGGCATATGTGGTACTTTCCTCAGTGGGTGGTACAACAATCGGGCCCTTCTTCGGTGGTATGATGGAGCAGTGGCTGCACTGGCGCTGGAACTTCTGGATCCAGCTCATCATTGGCGGCGTTACCCAGCTATTgcatctcttcctcgttcaggAAACGCGCGCAACTATCCTCCTTGACCGCGAGGCCAAACGCCGTCGCAAGTCCGGGGAAGACCCCAACGTCTACGGCCCCAATGAGCTGAAGTCCCCAAGACTAGACTTCAAAGAGTTTCTTGCTGTCTGGCGCCGACCCTTTGAAATGTTCCTCCGCGAACCGATCGtgctctgcctttctttgctttctggtTTCTCTGACGCGCTAATCTTCACCTCCATCGAGTCGTTCGCTCTTGTCTTCAAGCAGTGGGGGTTTGACCCTCTGAGGATCGGACTCTGCTTTGCAACGATTATCATAGGATACCTTGTGGCCTACGCGATCTTCATCCCGGACATCTGGCGTCAGCGCAAGATCCGCAAGGAGCACGGTAATGCCGCCCGCCTACCAGAGCGTCGCCTTCtactccttctcttcatcgcTCCGCTAGAAGCCATCGGATTGTTTGGATTCGCGTGGACCACCATGGGGCCAGAGTATAATCACTGGATTGCCCCTCTAATCTTCATGTTCCTGATCGCAATCGCCAACTATGGCATTTATATGGCGACCATCGACTACATGGTTGCCGCCTATGGCCCGTACTCCGCCTCCGCGACTGGAGGCAACGGTTTCGCTCGTGATTTCCTCGCCGGCTTATCTGCCATGTACGCAACGCCCATGTACGAGAACATCGGTGGCCGATTGCACTTGCAGTGGGCGAGTACGATCCTCGCTATCTTGGCTATCCTTGTCACTATCCCTATCTACGTCTTTTACTGGAAAGGACCGCAGATTCGGGAGAATAGCAAGTTTGCTCAGACGCTGGCGGCCGACCGCGCCCGTCACGAGGGTAGAAGGGCCAGCTATATGAGTGCCAGAGAAAAGCCCTACGCGGCATGATAAGACTGGCTGTATTGTAAATGGGGATATGGATATAACGGATTATAATGCTTGTACTATACTTACGAACATAGCGaatttatatatttatccactatatatttGACTCCTGCGCCACTTCTCACTTGCGACCTGAATTAGATTTTACAGAGCACTACGTACCTTGTAGTCTGCTCATTAGACGTTTATTTCTTTCAGCGTATGCCTGAATATCCACGTCCAGTTGGGCTGATATGATGGTTATCTTCGGTGAGGTCGGGAGGATGCCCGCCACTTTCCGCTGTGGGCTTAATCGAGCAATAACCGTGAAGCGCGGAACAAGTCCCGAAATCCCGCGCTGTTAAGCATCCTTTACTTCTCCAGCTACTCTTACTATGTATCGTAATGCCTCAATACTGAGGTACTTTCTCTGTCGCAAGCGCGGATGACGCGGACGACACACCCCCGACCCCGGAAATGTACCGTGCACCGCAAGCAGCATCAGACGTCGATTAACGTCGGTCGTGGCCGACCAGCCAGATATAAAGGCCGTCCTTAGACGACTTGATCTTACTCTGGTTTCTAAAAGTTCACTGATTATCGCAAGGTATCCATGTCTCTTCAAACAATCGGGATCGCCGCTGTCGCGGTGGTCTATTTTCTCATCCGCTACTTCAACCGCACAGACATCCCAAAGATCAAGGGTCTCCCTGAAGTTCCAGGCGTACCGATCTTTGGCAACCTCATCCAGCTCGGTGACCAGCACGCGACCGTAGCGCAGAAATGGGCGAAGAAATTTGGACCTGTTTTCCAGGTTCGCATGGGGAATAAAGTGAGTTCAGTGTCTGCATTTGTAACAGACGACAATATTGCGAGAATAATTCTGACCTAACACAGCGCGTTGTCTTCGCAAACACCTTCGACTCTGTCCGTCAGCTATGGATCAAAGATCAGTCCGCGCTCATCTCCCGGCCGACCTTTCACACCTTCCACAGTGTAGTTTCCAGCTCTCAGGGATTCACCATCGGAACGTCGCCGTGGGACGAGTCGTGCAAGCGTCGTCGGAAGGCTGCAGCTACAGCCTTGAACCGCCCGGCTACCCAGTCGTATATGCCTATTATCGATCTTGAGTCGATGTCGAGTATCCGGGAATTGCTCAGGGATAGCGCGAATGGAACAATGGATATCAACCCGACAGCGTACTTCCAGCGGTTCGCGTTGAACACGAGCTTAACATTGAACTATGGAATCCGAATCGAGGGCAATGTGAACGATGAGCTTTTGCGCGAAattgtcgatgtcgagcgCGGGGTGTCGAACTTCCGGAGTACCAGCAACCAGTGGCAGGACTATATCCCGCTCCTGAGAATCTTCCCGAAGATGAACCGCGAGGCTGAGGAGTTCCGGGTGCGGAGAGACAAGTATCTTACCTATCTTTTGGATGTTCTCAAGGATCGCATTGCAAAGGGAACCGACAAGCCCTGTATTACTGGaaacatcctcaaagacccTGAGGCTAAGCTCAATGATGGTATGCCGTCCGGTCCTGTCCGCGCTTGAAGGAAAATAAAGATTAACAGAGTCTAGCCGAGATTAAATCGATCTGCTTGACCATGGTCTCCGCCGGCCTCGATACTGTTCCGGGCAACTTGATCATGGGCATCGCGTACCTCGCCTCCGAAGACGGCCAAAGGATCCAGAAGCGCGCCCACGACGAGATCATGAAAGTCTACCCGGACGGCGATGCATGGGAGAAATGCCTGCTCGAAGAGAAAGTCCCCTACGTCACAGCTTTGGTCAAAGAAACCCTCCGCTTCTGGACTGTCATTCCCATCTGTCTGCCTAGAGAAAACACCAAGGATATTGTCTGGAACGGAGCCGTTATCCCTAAGGGAACGACCTTTTTCATGGTACCTCCCCCACAACCCACATGTTATATAGACAATACTGATTTATTATGAAGAACGCCTACGCTGCAGACTACGACGAAACACACTTCACCAATCCACACGCCTTTGAACCAGAACGCTACCTCACCGCCTCATCTGACGGCTCCGGCACTCCACACTACGGCTACGGCGCGGGCTCGCGCATGTGCGCTGGCTCGCATCTTGCGAACCGCGAGCTCTTCACCGCTTACGTCCGTCTGATCACAGCATTTACCATGCATCCAGCTAAGAGGGCTGAGGATCGGCCGATCCTCGATGCGATTGAGTGTAATGCGATCCCGACCGCTTTGACGACGGAGCCGAAGCCCTTCAAGGTTGGGTTTAAACCGAGAGATCCTGTCTTGGTAAGGAAATGGATTGCGGAGAGTGAGGAGAGGACGAAGCACCTGAATtagtttttcttttctttcttgcgTGCAAGTTACAGCGCAATTTATACTTAGCTGGGACATGGTCGATTGGAGTATACTgagggcagcaacagcgcaaATAAAAATAAGGCAACCAATAGAAATGCAACAATATGCAATCTCCCAAGACCATTAAATGGTTGATCAGTAGTACCAAGCAGCCACAATTCTTCGGGAGTGCGAATCCCTGAGCAATCGACACCACAGCGGAACCAATTCCATTCCCCGCAATTTCCCCAGTTTTCCTGCGCTCAGGCCGCCCGCCGTCAACGTCGGCCGCCTTTCCAAGTCTcacctccaactcctttTCTTGCCGGCCCGACTACCCCTGTCGCCTCCGTCTCTGAATCAATCACGTTCATCATGAATCCGCCCATCTCCACCCACGATCCGAGCGTCTGGGAACGAAGTCCTGATGAGAGCGTTACCGTCAGCGTCAACGGTGATCGAGAGCGCGAGGGTGAAGCTGATGCTgcgccgaggaagaggcggagaaaGTACATTGCTAAGGCCTGGTTTGTAGACTGTCCATTATTCTAGGGCCGCAATCTCCGACCTTGCTGACAGTTTCAAGCAACGCATGCAGACAACGGAAGATCAAGTGTAACGGGGAGCGACCGTGCCGCAGGTGTGGTCGGCAGAACATATCCTGCGTCTATGAAAATTCTCATGAGCCTGGAGGAAATGAGAATATGTGAGTAAGTGCTGTCTTGACGAGGCTTAGGCTAACTGGGTAGTGGGATCGAGCGGCTGTACGAGCAGATGAATGCCATGCAGGCCCAGATTAGTGCCCTTACCGCGTCTGTCCACTCGCTCGCCCAGAGTAATGCATCAGCTTCGATGCCACGTTCCGAGGCTGGACCGCGACTACACAGGCGTATCTCCATGGCGTCAAAGGAATTGACTTTCCAGGGTCCCACGACGTCGGGTTTTAGCTTCGATCTTGCCAAGTCGAGTCTCAAGGAACGCGGAATTGAAGTTGAGCGTAATGAAGGCGACATAACGCGGGAACCGTCGCCACTGCCGACTCCCCCATCGCCAGGATCCTGTCATGTTGGGGATCCACTATGGAGTATCAGCAAGACGGAAGCCCTCCGGCTGTGTCGAGTGTATGAAGAGGAGATGGGAGTCATGTACCCGGTAGTGGAGCTTGATCAGCTTCTACATAATGTCCAGTTGTTGTACGGACCGACAGAAACCGGGCCCTGGCTTCAAGCGCCTGCTCATGCACAAGGCATTGGGGAGTTGGACAGTGATGACGTT encodes the following:
- a CDS encoding MYB DNA-binding domain protein (transcript_id=CADANIAT00004102), coding for MSARYPQSSGFNPRDRSPSQRFNDRRPPAGPRGSDDANLPIGREPPRGPRALVDHHPRVNSFGRGRGHGRGEFRERERDPRGDRERERDRDFRDLRDGPPPYRREIEREWNRRPHDFDVREPRGAFGRRSRSPQQPRDFRDMRDPPGREPDLVRMRRGSRDSMMSGSSAVPDGPPPVGHHSRPGPIRGRGTRGRMPYMDDRESFRRRSRSRDPRWDRDRDRDRDRDRDRPLDRDRDRERIIVDRDRDRDIRDIDRRDRDRDLDRRDRFDRRDELDRRMDRDERGRPAVFGKRDRPPSRNENRNPSISSLPSTAPPPPPPPSVHNGAALADRITDPVNVEPPRKSSAAEPWREMERLDSLPSRPDTAKEFIPPVPKRATPPAAPQVPAFGSVTAPIPDIASEKPSVDALSVAPSLPGAEKERQEPPARPQMLPPTGPRADRGPPHHVLEQRARRDEAKRDEAPDPLAKPESPVRSFKQPQPLSAGLQKSAELSPPTAPAAMVAKDGTITPESSPSKVGSSAVFADAGRGAHSVGRSASPGSLTSPRMHSASIPTGPRALQQRPQPSRGPAKGNKQWVRPGYNRPHFATSPTLPPKRDSIDIKDRSSSFGEEVKRDMKTEVDEQLPSPNANRPAVEKDRAALKEKENIPAPESSPKPPIEPATKPQDRSPSPPQVQAVSPKPTEDKMEDVIPDFGRSSDEEEDENVFTQEYLEERKRIFEKDMQILRAEMPTSPLEDPTIVALLMRIQLLGMIANETEPEKAQEPTAPTDDVVEEEVQATPQDNDFGKKTEEQESSTKLVLDSLPAAVSVANLPFLQSGPPTPVSDLDVYQENTSTHDRIKAILREELIDHRKAVAKKNAELRMQWLEKYKQWRLSVWEMDRAKEKDKASVTPGLTPPPAPTAPVTPNPVLEGRSEGRRYKGNSELDFQNALRASEISAQEELARRRENKATAYPDLTREAVIPDMLEPREAKALIYKDTNNIVDPSRAMEVFGFLPPPNDFTPEEHETFTDAFMAHPKKWGKIAEALPGRDFKQCIIHYYLTKEEIKYKAKLNKRWSRRGRARRSARAPKSNALMADLGVVKPDYDGEEEPTPVTDTGRPRRAAAPTFGGDNSADTEQSASGRRGNAAKDSETGEKPSGRRGARGGTGARGGRRGKAAQQQQQQQQQQQQQQQQQQQQQASVPPQQDQPNLTTPTVSTISVPTTAITPMAAIANSDVPEMGAEADADAGVVRFKDQLEDDRVEMPPRSKSGRGRPKDAVYAFEPSETESTTVTPVNGSVRSAEMSYNTPPTTSYWSVPEVRDFPLLLAHFGRDFEGISNFMKTKSTQMRRILFLTIHCHIQVKNYFQRQIDHGKKELEEIVADAESKKARGEPPNPLPIQNFTSKRRYEATPSAVSMSRPLAPLTEATPELDENRLAPTARHTAMPSQPISLHSRPLHERERSVSRYPPLAQASSAPIVPQSPAMSVADESSRTIHTQPGLPPRMQGPRLGYFDERPPTVLSHASSRTLDHPLSSRQVAVSAPDMTRMEPLSSQGFRGVDVHGSPLLSSQSSTAPPQPYLQPLAQPHAQTPSLMSHGSHSRQPSLTKPPNSPLQGLGRHESEMSHIRRDSLGQRSFYPLSVHHVVASQPPPVMSPSRDPLRTTLNPVEPPEPPRQVPAKRSNIMSILNDEPEEPQPRKRFASDQASSVTGTAVGSPSRPVYTGGSSLPQSIRQEEPILSTSQQKGPSYPQQSPYLPPSRPYSEYPSYNSTTATSGTAGNTDWLGRFDPRGQQQSQQPSSAPPPPSSRPPTTLASQPPYSPFASGQISSSQLSNLNAPSPVPTPPPVPASQRQPYPASVYAPSPAPHPQATSAGSRDVSSQGSMYRSGINSPTLRSNHVTYPSRSGLSSTSSYGSATQTVPTSGHMPGTPQQHSSGPPAYQHMQPLVAHQPQPHRPHMGLAGAHYGRSTPPPQSQASRMPPLAGPGSQQIGRSYTPPVMLQPNSSGGMAYAPSGPVGSHPLGARPAGPGSLSESMSGPHGGSAHNRVYSQGSNPFPGPLPSQHSSR
- a CDS encoding uncharacterized protein (transcript_id=CADANIAT00004103), whose translation is MAVEDDAQNPLHTGIYEKEKQHNKEERTNPSEQADNTHAEHASRSSRDSDSYGKTRPDGKRELTEDEAYDALGFCFPWYKKWTILTVIFVVQMSMNFNSSTYSNAVSGLTEEFNISAQAARVGQMIFLVAYAFGCELWAPWSEEFGRWPIMQLSLTFMNIWQIPSALAPNFGTMVVSRFLGGISLAGGSVTLGMTADMWEADDQGFAVAYVVLSSVGGTTIGPFFGGMMEQWLHWRWNFWIQLIIGGVTQLLHLFLVQETRATILLDREAKRRRKSGEDPNVYGPNELKSPRLDFKEFLAVWRRPFEMFLREPIVLCLSLLSGFSDALIFTSIESFALVFKQWGFDPLRIGLCFATIIIGYLVAYAIFIPDIWRQRKIRKEHGNAARLPERRLLLLLFIAPLEAIGLFGFAWTTMGPEYNHWIAPLIFMFLIAIANYGIYMATIDYMVAAYGPYSASATGGNGFARDFLAGLSAMYATPMYENIGGRLHLQWASTILAILAILVTIPIYVFYWKGPQIRENSKFAQTLAADRARHEGRRASYMSAREKPYAA
- a CDS encoding protein phacA (transcript_id=CADANIAT00004104); the protein is MSLQTIGIAAVAVVYFLIRYFNRTDIPKIKGLPEVPGVPIFGNLIQLGDQHATVAQKWAKKFGPVFQVRMGNKRVVFANTFDSVRQLWIKDQSALISRPTFHTFHSVVSSSQGFTIGTSPWDESCKRRRKAAATALNRPATQSYMPIIDLESMSSIRELLRDSANGTMDINPTAYFQRFALNTSLTLNYGIRIEGNVNDELLREIVDVERGVSNFRSTSNQWQDYIPLLRIFPKMNREAEEFRVRRDKYLTYLLDVLKDRIAKGTDKPCITGNILKDPEAKLNDAEIKSICLTMVSAGLDTVPGNLIMGIAYLASEDGQRIQKRAHDEIMKVYPDGDAWEKCLLEEKVPYVTALVKETLRFWTVIPICLPRENTKDIVWNGAVIPKGTTFFMNAYAADYDETHFTNPHAFEPERYLTASSDGSGTPHYGYGAGSRMCAGSHLANRELFTAYVRLITAFTMHPAKRAEDRPILDAIECNAIPTALTTEPKPFKVGFKPRDPVLVRKWIAESEERTKHLN